The following is a genomic window from Terriglobales bacterium.
GTCGGCCTCAATGAGGCGGTACATCACTTTCGGCAGGTCTTCGCCGGGAACGCCGAGCTTGCGCGGCGTGCCGGCGCGGCCCAGCGCCAGCACCACCGAGCGCGAGCGATACTGACCTTTCGAAGTGGTAACGGTGAACAGGCCGGTCGCGTCCTTCTTGATCTCTTCCACTTTTTCGCCGCTGCGTACCTGGAAATCGGCGCGTTGCATCACTTTCTGCCAGAACGCCAGCAGGTTCTCCTTGGAGAGTTCCATCTTCTTGAACTTGCCGTACATCGGGAACTCAACCGGAGTGGTCATGACAAGCTTCTGGCGCGGGTAGTTGGCGACAGTTCCGCCGACCCGGTCCTGCTCGATGGTGACGTAATTCAATTTTTTCTCGATCGCCCGCAGCGAGGCGCTGATTCCTGCCGGCCCGGCTCCGACAATCACGACATCGCGAACTTCAGGCGCAGTTGCCGCGGGCGAGCGCGCCCGGCGGCCGGCAATGATGTCAACACATTCACGGCCCTGGTTGACGGCGTTCTTGATCAGTGCCAACCCGCCAAGTTCGCCGACGATGAACAGGTCCGCAATGTTGGTTTCGTATTCCGGTGTCAAGCGCGGCATTTCCGCGCTCACGCTCGGGCTGGCCATCACCATGGTGATGGCGCCCACTGGGCAAGCTTCCGCGCACAGGCCGTGGCCGATGCACTTGTAGCCGTTAATGATTGCGGCCTTGCCGCCGACCATGCCGAGGACGTCGCCTTCGGGACACACCGAGGTGCAGGTCTGGCAGCCGATGCAGTAGTTGGCGTCTATATGCGGATGCTGCGCCTTCGGACCTTGTGAGATCAGGTTCCCTTTTTCCGCGGCGGCATGCCACTGCCGCTCCTTCTTCTTTAACCCTCTCAGGTACAGGTACACGAAGATCGTGACAATGCCAGCTCCTATGAAATAGGTGATCAGCGAATCCAAGCTCGGCACCTTACAAGTACCCCAGCATCCAAACCACCGCGATGTGCACAAGGGCAAGCAGGACGAACGAGTAGCTGAACGGCCTGTGCACAACGTGCCACAGGTGGAACACGCGCTCCGCCCGCGACAAAAATGCCAGGCGCTTGGCCAGGTATGCCTGCATGCGCGCGATGTCGACCGCTTTCTCCAGTTCTTCGTTGCTGGTGCGGAATAGGCCGCCCAGGCTGAGAATTGACTGCGCTGTAGTCAACGTCCTGCGGCGCAACTGGGCAACGCAAAACGGGCGTGTAACATCGAGCCACATCATTCGACCCAGCGACACCAGCATCGGCATGCGCGCGACCTCCTCCGCGCTCGGAACGCGAAAGAGCCGTTGCAATTCGGACTTGCGCAGCAGGTACTGCGATGAAAGCTCGGTGGTGCAGGTCTCCTGCAGGTCGCGGGATTCGCTTAGCGACACCTCGGCGGCAGTTACGTGGCGCGGCACTTGCGCATAGAGATACCGGCCCACGGCGCCGCTGAGCGCGACCGCGGTCATGATCCAGAATGCGATGCCGGCGAAGCCTTGAAACTTGAACGATGCGTGCAGCGCGATGATGAACGGCGCGGCGATTCCGAGCATCACGTGGAAATCCATCCAATGCTTGGTGTTGCCTTGTAGCGCGAGCCATTTCCAGCGCTTCCGCAGGGGATAAAGAAAGATCAAGAAAAACATGCCCACGCCAAGCATCCCGAGCTTGATTCCAATCAAGCCGCTGGGCTTCAGCAGGGCGTGTTTCGCCGAGAAGGGGCGCTGGGCGGAGTCCAGCGTGTAGTAGCTCGCGCCATAAATCGCGAGCGAGACGATGACGCCGAAAGTCAGCAGGTAGCCGGCGACCAGGCGGATCTTGTGCCCCGTGTTCCCTGAGGCGGCATGCGGAACGCGTTGTGCAATCGTTGTGGAACTCATTTTTGGGCCTTTACGTTTTCCTCCACATCGACCGAGAAATGCTGGTAGCCGGCGAAGCGGTGGACGTTGCGCCAGTGCTGGCGCGCGGTTTGGACTTCAACCGTGGCGATGGAAGGCAGGCGCAGCGAATCATCCACGCCGCGCAGCCGGACGGGAGCGTATTGCACGTCGGTGCGCAGTACGCGCAGGCCGATATCATCCATGGGCTGGGCGAGCTCGGCTTTCATGCGCACGATGCTGCCGGAGGTTGGGTCAATCCATGCTGTCCCGGCGAAGTCGAGCGGATATTCGCGCCCGCGCAGCACCAGTTCCATTGTTGTCGGTTTGTTGCGAATGTGCCGGAAGGCGATGCGCGCCAGCGTCTGGCCATTGACGACCTCGGTTTCCGCAGGCGAGAACTCGAAGTCTTCCTGGTAGGAAGGATGAAAGATGAGCAGCAGCGTCGCAAAGCCGTTAGTTACCAGCAGCGGTAAGTTCGACTTTTTCTGCGGACTCTGCTGTTCAAGACGCGACTCCTGCAGGCTCAGGTCGGAACCCGATTCCTGCGCCATGACCAGGTAGTCGTACAAAGTTTTTTGCTGATGCTCGATCTTGCCGTGCTGGTTGAGACGGACTTGCACCACCTCTTCGGTGCAGCGAACCTCGGAGAAGAGTTTGATGAAGTGTTCAACCTGGGCGCGAGTGTGGTCGAGCAGGCCGGTCGAGGCCTCCGCGGCCAGTGCTGGAAGCCCGCAGAGCAGCACAGGAATTAACCAGAGGCGCGCTCGCTTCATTGCCCACCTCCGATCTTCGAGCGGTTATCGAAGCGATAGCCAAAGGTGAGAATCCACTGGTCGTAGTCGTACATGACACCGCGCTGCGTGGTGTAGTCGGCCTGCAGGAAGTAGTGCCGACCAAACGTAGAGTCAAGTGAAGAGTTCACGAACGTCGATTGGCCCTGGCTGGTCAGGCTCGAAGTCAGGTTCTGTTTGCCCGCCTGGACCTGCCAGTGCAAGCGCTCTCCAAAATTGCGTGCCAGGCCGACAGAACGATAGGTCCCGGAACCGAACGAGCTGTCGAACTTGGAAGCCCTGAGGTCGGCGCGCAAGCCGGTTTTCCAGATGTGGTCCCAGGTTATGCCGTAGAGCTGGTTGATGGAATTTTTCATGTCGCCGCTGCGATTGCTGAGGCCAAGGTCGGTGTAAAGCGTTACGTGCCGCACCGGTTCCACGCGCACACCCGCGCTGAAGCCTTGGAACAGGTACTTGTCCACCAGGCCGGTCGCGATCAGCTGCTGCGAAAACGTGGGAACGTCGCGGAAATAATTGTGGTTGAGGTCGAAAGCAA
Proteins encoded in this region:
- a CDS encoding NAD(P)-binding domain-containing protein; translation: MDSLITYFIGAGIVTIFVYLYLRGLKKKERQWHAAAEKGNLISQGPKAQHPHIDANYCIGCQTCTSVCPEGDVLGMVGGKAAIINGYKCIGHGLCAEACPVGAITMVMASPSVSAEMPRLTPEYETNIADLFIVGELGGLALIKNAVNQGRECVDIIAGRRARSPAATAPEVRDVVIVGAGPAGISASLRAIEKKLNYVTIEQDRVGGTVANYPRQKLVMTTPVEFPMYGKFKKMELSKENLLAFWQKVMQRADFQVRSGEKVEEIKKDATGLFTVTTSKGQYRSRSVVLALGRAGTPRKLGVPGEDLPKVMYRLIEADHYVHKKILVVGGGDSAVEAAMGLAHQVGNRVTLSYRQPAFSRIKERNSNRIEECIRSGKINVIFNSAPVEFRQDSVVLDVSGARREIPNDYVWIFAGGTPPNDFLRKIGVQLGDLDLTDDARRETHQQGSGGSPPAAATTHHFGAALRF